The following proteins are encoded in a genomic region of Neovison vison isolate M4711 chromosome 12, ASM_NN_V1, whole genome shotgun sequence:
- the VIM gene encoding vimentin: MSTRSVSSSSYRRMFGGPGTGSRPSSTRSYVTTSTRTYSLGSALRPSTSRSLYTSSPGGAYVTRSSAVRLRSSVPGVRLLQDSVDFSLADAINTEFKNTRTNEKVELQELNDRFANYIDKVRFLEQQNKILLAELEQLKGQGKSRLGDLYEEEMRELRRQVDQLTNDKARVEVERDNLAEDIMRLREKLQEEMLQREEAESTLQSFRQDVDNASLARLDLERKVESLQEEIAFLKKLHEEEIQELQAQIQDQHVQIDMDVSKPDLTAALRDVRQQYESVAAKNLQEAEEWYKSKFADLSEAANRNNDALRQAKQESNEYRRQVQSLTCEVDALKGTNESLERQMREMEDNFAVEAANYQDTIGRLQDEIQNMKEEMARHLREYQDLLNVKMALDIEIATYRKLLEGEESRIALPLPNFSSLNLRETNLDSLPLVDTHSKRTLLIKTVETRDGQVINETSQHHDDLE; the protein is encoded by the exons ATGTCCACCAGGTCTGTGTCCTCGTCTTCCTACCGCAGGATGTTCGGCGGCCCCGGCACCGGGAGCCGGCCGAGCTCCACGCGCAGCTACGTGACCACGTCCACCCGCACCTACAGCCTGGGCAGCGCCCTGCGCCCCAGCACCAGCCGCAGCCTCTACACCTCGTCCCCGGGCGGCGCGTATGTCACGCGCTCCTCCGCGGTGCGCCTGCGGAGCAGTGTGCCCGGCGTGCGCCTGCTGCAGGACTCCGTGGACTTCTCGCTGGCGGACGCCATCAACACCGAGTTCAAGAACACCCGCACCAACGAGAAAGTGGAGCTGCAGGAGCTGAATGACCGCTTCGCCAACTACATCGACAAGGTGCGGTTCCTGGAGCAGCAGAACAAGATTCTGCTGGCCGAGCTCGAGCAGCTCAAGGGCCAGGGCAAATCGCGCCTGGGGGACCTCTACGAGGAGGAGATGCGGGAGCTGCGCCGGCAGGTGGATCAGCTCACCAACGACAAGGCCCGCGTCGAAGTGGAGCGCGACAACCTGGCCGAGGACATCATGCGGCTCCGGGAGAA GTTGCAAGAGGAGATGCTGCAGAGAGAGGAAGCCGAGAGCACCCTGCAGTCTTTCAGACAG GATGTTGACAATGCTTCTTTGGCACGTCTTGACCTTGAGCGCAAAGTGGAATCCTTGCAGGAAGAGATTgcctttttgaagaaactccatgaGGAG GAAATCCAGGAGCTGCAGGCCCAGATTCAGGACCAGCATGTCCAGATCGATATGGATGTTTCCAAGCCTGACCTCACGGCTGCCCTGCGGGACGTCCGCCAACAGTATGAAAGCGTGGCTGCCAAGAACCTTCAGGAAGCTGAGGAATGGTACAAGTCCAAG TTTGCCGACCTCTCTGAGGCTGCTAACCGAAACAATGATGCCCTGCGCCAGGCGAAGCAGGAGTCCAATGAGTACCGGAGACAGGTGCAGTCCCTCACCTGTGAAGTGGACGCCCTCAAAGGGACC aATGAGTCTCTGGAACGCCAGATGCGTGAAATGGAGGATAACTTTGCTGTCGAAGCTGCTAACTACCAAGACACTATTGGCCGCCTGCAGGATGAGATTCAGAACATGAAGGAAGAAATGGCCCGTCACCTTCGGGAATACCAGGACCTGCTGAATGTCAAGATGGCTCTCGACATTGAGATTGCCACCTACAGGAAGCTGCTGGAAGGCGAGGAGAGCAG GATTGCTCTGCCTCTTCCAAACTTTTCTTCCCTGAACCTGAGGG AAACCAATCTGGATTCCCTCCCTCTGGTCGATACTCACTCAAAAAGGACACTTCTGATCAAGACGGTTGAGACTAGAGATGGACAG GTTATCAATGAAACTTCTCAGCATCACGATGACCTTGAGTAA